The Dreissena polymorpha isolate Duluth1 chromosome 4, UMN_Dpol_1.0, whole genome shotgun sequence region TTCAGGTGGTTCGTGTTTTGTTAACCGGATAGATCGTTCAATGagcataaatacatgttaaaagaGAACATATTGACCTTTTGTATACCATAACAAAGCGAAAATATTGAGACATTTATATTACATTGATGAGCTGTGTGTTTAAGATCATACTAAAACATGCTAATGCATACTGAATAATAAAGGAAGATGATGGTTAAAGTAAGATGACATTTTATAAGAATTCGTTTACACTGTGATACCACAGAAACATACTTCCGACATTCGTTGTGCAAAAACTTCCATATACAGTCTTACAGCGACACTACATATCCAACTTAAGACTCTATAAAAGCTCTTCAAATCACTTCAGGATGTACAGTGACGTGATCGGGCTTGTTTTAACAAAGGTTCTCAGAGCAATTGTATCTATTTAAGGAAGTCAAGATTGGATCGGTTAGTCAACACATCACATATATTTTCCTAACATAGTAAACAATCCCTAAGAAATTTAGGAAGGATAATTGCAGAAATACATGGTAGATGGTTACGATGGAAAGGAAGAGTAATACTTGGACCGAGTGCGTTCGCATAACTGCGCTGAAGTGTGCGTTATTCCTGGGTGTTAGCTACATCAAGTCTGATTTTTGCCACATGTCCTTATTGTTGTTGCACTGTAATATTACCGTCAGTCCTCATATCACACCGTCAGTCCACAAAAATATTTTCTGCGGTTATACGAAAGGTACTGAACATGATTTAATGGAACTATGTATAACACCATATTAACAACGGTAATAAGATGCTTATGCATGTACGAATTGCATTTGAAATCAGAAATCAAAGGTCTGGGAACTTtgacaaaaacacaacaacatttaAAAGCTGTAAAAGCTTACAGTATTATGAACGTTTGTATGCAGATAATCAGCGAAGACAGAGTCATGCACGACATATCATTTTCATAGAAAGCTGAATCAAATGATAACAAAACATGGTACACATTAACCGTAAATTTAacgtgtatttgtatttattagcTTAAGTATGAaccatgtttaaaataaatatttaaaaaaacaaacgcTTTTGAACGTAATGAACACGCTTTCATAATAAAAGTAACATTCACAATTGGTACACTTAAATGGTAAACTTCCAAAGTGTCtttgttatacatgttttttaagCTATGAAAATGTATACCATTTGAGCACATGCTTTATTAAAGCTTATCGACAGTACATTTATTAGATGTGTGATTGAAAAGCTAACATGTTTAAACGATACGTCATATATAAGCTACCGCTGATACTGTTATTTAGAAGGTGCATTGGTTGCTTTTGACTTTTTGATAACAAAGGCAAATACATTCACTTGAAATTCAGGAAATTCAGGAACAAAACTAGACTCGTTGACACTGACTAATACCGCGTAATAGATGTTCGTGTAGTCGTGTTATTCCTTTTGATATTAACAAGAGACATTCGACACATATTCACTGGGGAATATGCGGTTTAAGTATACTGTATTTGGTTTCTAATGTGCTTGATTCTATTGTACCGATATGTATCAAagcaaaatgattattttcagtGACAACACTTGTTCCAGACAAAAAAATGGTTAAAGAAGACTTCCTGCAAAATAATCAACTGCCCATTGCCTTTGGTGTAGTAGGAATAGTACTGCTTATCGCAATCATTATAACTGTGTGTTGCTGTTACTATAAAAGGAGAACATGCTGGTAAGGGAATTCCGTTTTTACAGTTAAAAACGACGAAACTACTCGTAAAACTACACTACCACTACACCATCACCGAGACCACCACCGCGACCACCACCACGAACAACACCATGCCCACAACATCAAAAACCACCACGAcaaccaccacgaccaccaccacgaccaccatcatggccaccaccacgaccaccaccacgaccaccaccacgaccaccaccatcaccaccaccacgaccacaaCATCGACAACTATCAcgaccaccatcacaaccacaacCACGCCAACCATCACGACAACCACCACGACTACAACATCGACAACCatcacgaccaccaccacgaccaccatcacaaccaccaccacgaccacaaCATCGTCAACCATCACGACCACCATCACGACCACCATCAAGACCACCATCACGACCCCAACCACGACAACCATCACGACCACCATCACGACCACCATCACGACCAGCATCACGACAACCATaacgaccaccaccacgaccaccatcACGACAACCATCACGACCACCATCACGACCACCAACACGACCACCATCACGACCACCATCACGACCACCATCACGACAACCATCACGAAGACCATCACGACCACCATCACGACAACCACGACCACCATCACGACAACCATCACGACAACCATCATGACAACCATTACggccaccaccacgaccaccataACGACCAACATCACGACCACCATCACGACAACCATCACGACCACCACGACGACCACAACATCGACAACCATCAGGACCACCAGCACGACCACAACATTTACACCCATCACGGCTACCACTACGACCACAACATCGACAACGATCACGACCACCatcacgaccaccaccacgaccaccaccacgacaACCATCACGGCTATCACCACGACCACAACATCGACAACTATCACGGATACCACAACGACCACAATATCGACAACCATCGCGACTACCTTCACGACCACCATCACGACCACAACATCGACAACCATCACGGCTACCACTACGACCACAACAtcgaccaccaccacgaccaccatcACGACAACCACCACAACCACACCACGGCCATCACTACGACTACAAATTCGACAACCACCACTACAACCACCACGACAACCACCACGACGACCACCACGATCAACACCACGACAACCACCACGGCCATACCACGGCCACCACCACAACGACCAACACGACAAATCCAcgaccaccaacaccaccaccacgacAACACCACAAACACCACAACCAACACCGCGACCACCAACACAACCACGACCATCACCATGACCACAACtacgaccaccaccacgaccatcACAACCACCACGACGACCACCACGACGACCACCACAACAACCGCCAAGACCATTATCACGACCACCCTAACCACGACGACCCCCACGATCACCACCACGACCAcaaccaccacgaccaccacaaccatcacgaccaccaccatcaccaccaccactacaactgcaaccaccgccaccaccaccaacaccgcCGCAACCACCACACGACCACCACCTCCACCGCCAAgccgaccaccaccaccacctcaaCCACAACCACCACCTACCCTACTAGTATTACAactactgttgctactactactgctgctactagtactactactactactactactactactactactactactactactactactactactactactactactactactactactactactaaaactacaactactataacttctactactacttcttctactactacaacaactactactgctactactactactactactactactactactactactactactactactactactactactagtactactactactactgcaactcctcctcctcctcctcctcctactactactactactacttctactactactactactactactactactactactacttctactactactactaatactactactactactactactactccttcttctactactactactacttctactgctactacttttactactacttctactactactacttctactaccactactgctactactactattactactactactattactactactactactactactactactactactactactactactactactactactactgctactactactactactactactactgctactactactgctactactactactatcactactactactacttctactactactactactactactactactactactactactactactactactactgctgctgctgctgctgctactactactacaactactactactactactactactactactactactactactactactactactactactactactacttctactactactactactactactactacttcttctactactactactacaactaagaCTACTGCCACGCTTACATTATTATACACAGGGTCGCGATGAAATCAGCGGATGAAGGAAAGAGTGAGCGGGTTACCTCTCTGGTCGTAGAAAATGTAGGATACAGCCCATGTAAGAAACTTCATTATAAGTTATGTATATTAGTTTTTTCTCGTTTTACttatttaaacatagttttttaattgattgaatcattcttattttgtgtttaattgtgtttaacGGAAACTCAATGCATATGTTATATTGTTCCATTGACATATTATAATATTGTTCAAATCAAAAGAAACATATGTATTAGTTTTTAATTACGTAGTTAtctcatttaaatattaaaaaatacataggtTGGCAAataggtggaagtaacgtaccctggatagtatatgggcccagaagcccaatatattcaaataaatgtataaaatcatgtttaatgagagaacattgacaaagagccatgaaaaaaacacaccctctgatattggaatcataacaaggtcattaacttgaatttatcatagacctgtcttcgcgggccgcaaaatgtcaaaaatagctttaatccaaagcaccCATTGGTCCTCTTGTGGGCAAtcggacaacctttcaaaaataaattactttaaagAAATCTGTCCAGTCGTTTGCTCCCAGTCGGCcaataaccaagcaatatttcgagcccGTTTGTTCACCCGAATAAATCTTGCACACACttgcaaacaatatttttttagttttctccccttaatcgatagcttgcgtcctattcctttgaaacaacgaggCATGTttcataatgcatgcatatgcaaccacttaccacTAAAAACTAATTTTACCCTGAGGTAAACATGTTATGAATCATTTCCTTTGaatatgtttaatacatttttCGCCCAGACTAAAGCATAATAACATGACTCCAGATAGACATGTGTATGGAGAGGGGCTGTGCTCATGAATAAATGTCGTTTACTTTTTATACTTATGTTTTATCCAAACTTCTTTGTATGCACCGTGTACTTTGCACCATAATCATCAATAGTTCACTTAATCTTTATTGCTTTTGGCACAACTGACTTTTTGAGTTCCTGTTTTTATATGTTCTGTCTTTCATATCACgcatagatgatgatgatgatgatgggcaCATACCAAGCAATGTTGTTCTTGAAACGATTAAAGTTCCTGTGGAATCAAATTTGGAAAATACCATTAAAAAGACAGTTGGTGGTAATAAAGTGGACAGGAAAAGCGACTCGCCAGCGATCAATAGAAACATCACAACAGTAGCATTAGAAGTAAAGCTTGGTAAAAGTCCACAAGATAGTGAGAATGTAAAAGATCAAAGGAAAGACACAAATGAACACATTGACGATGAATCCGACAAGATTAAAAAAGAACGTAATATTGATAAGAAAAATAACGAACAGGTGGAAGACGACTACGCTATAGGCGAGCCTGATGACGATGCTGGTGAATCAGTCGTGATATACGAAGACGCTGATGTGTCTTCAGATGATGATAAAATGACCAATCAACACTCTGCTGTGCCTGAAAACGATTACGATTACGGTTATCATGATAAAGCTCCGTTAGAGACCGTATCtgcatataatacatttgaaGAAATAAGAATAAAGAGGAAATTGTCGGAGGCTTCTGGTTGCGTAGATGACAAAGACGAGAATTACGATCACTTACAGACATCTGTCAGAAAAGAGAGTATGAAAAAAACATACCAAGAGGCTTATTCCACAATGAAATCTATCCGCGCGATGAGTGAAAGTGGCCACCCTCGAGGTGGACCATCAGATGTCGAAGAAGATGAAAATTACAACACCCTTGAAACAGAGCCAGGAAAAACAGTTCGATTTTCCCACCCCGATTATAACCGAGTAACAATTGCTGATAAAATAACGGTTGATGCTGGTAATGTTGTAACGGACAGTCAACGGACAAGTATGAAACGAGTAACAATAGGCAATTGTAAAGAACCAATCGTGTACAACAATCTTAGTGCCGTTCCAGTCCAACCAGTTATTTCAATTGCTGATCAGTCTGTTCAGTCAGATGATAATGAGACTTATCCATTCTGTGAAATACCAGAGCATGAAGAAAAAGATGAAACCGACcatttttatgaacattttactgaCGACGAAAAACATGATACGACTGCAAAAGTTTCAAAAGCTATTGCAAATAATCGATCAGTAAATGATGAAGCTATAGCGAATGACAATTACACAATTTACGAAGACGTCAATGAGAGTAGTGACACACAGACTTCAAATATAGATACTGTTGTCACACCACAAAAATCTACAGATCAACATGTGAATAAAGGATATCCTCTAATAAAAGACAATGTTGAAAAGGTGGAGACAAATGTTAAATCTCAAAATTTTGAAACCGAAAATAGCTTTCAGAAAAACGGACAGTCAGGAATTCTCAAGGCAAAGGATAGAAAGTTACACGACTAcgaagattttaaattgaaattttaaggTGGCTGTTATGTCCCTagtccactacgaaaacaagcccacgattcgctacgatttctcacatttattgaatcgggaagactcgttacagtctgcgattcagttacgacagtggtacgattgagttacgacgaatcgtggggttcggttgaagtcttgcgtaTAGGGTCGCGAcatcactacgatgtgtaagaatctactgcgactgtactacgaacgatgcagatagGTCACGACtcagctaggacctcaccgaacgcacccatgaattcggcgccaatatctactgatattggttataacacggcacgcgacttgttttctacagacaaagaagaaaataaagtgtgggttattctgcaataaattaagggcggagcttaatgtttcgaaaatagttccgaataaataaagaaaatattgcagtaaaatgcacgtgcttaaatcccgctcttaaagaaatgtaaaaaaaatgtagcacgtatataaatgttatgaaacaacaaattgtatatttggtgataagtggcatgaccacgcctgctaagaatttgtttgttaagaaacgtaattaagaaaacatttatagcaggTCAGCctttcagaagaattaacacatgtgacgtcatttagtttctatgagtgttgttctcaatgaaagtgacgtaatttgcaaaatatttatgaatgaaaacgacgtcaaatgtttgtacaattcaatgacgtcact contains the following coding sequences:
- the LOC127877076 gene encoding uncharacterized protein LOC127877076; translated protein: MVVVVVVDVVVVVVAVMVVDVVVVMVVVKVVAMVVDIVVVVVSVIVVDVVVVVIAVMVVVVVVVVVVVMVVVIVVDVVVVVVAVMGVNVVVVLVVLMVVDVVVVVVVVMVVVMVVVMLVVMVVVVVAVMVVMMVVVMVVVMVVVVVVMVVVMVFVMVVVMVVVMVVVMVVVLVVVMVVVMVVVMVVVVVVVMVVVMLVVMVVVMVVVMVVVVGVVMVVLMVVVMVVVMVDDVVVVVVVVMVVVVVVVMVVDVVVVVVVVMVGVVVVVMVVVIVVDVVVVVVVMCNNNKDMWQKSDLM